The Pseudarthrobacter sp. BIM B-2242 region CCAGCACGTCCGCTACATCGGTCAAGGAAAGGCCGGCCGGAACGATCCCCGGACACTGCGCCGCGGGTGCTCTGGAACTCCGGCTCCTTGGCGACTTCCGCCTACGGCTTGGGGAGTCGACAGTGGGACTGACCCCGCGGGCCGAGCATTTGCTGGGTTTTCTCGCATTGCGCAGCGACCTGAACAGAACGGCAGTCTCCGCAAAGCTATGGCCGGATCTGGACGAGGCCCAGGCCCGGGGCTGCCTGCGCTCGACGTTGTGGAGGCTGCCCAGGCCCGACGGGCTGCCGCTGGTGGCTGCGTCCGGTGACAGGCTCGGCCTGACCACCTTTGTGCGCGTGGACATCACAGAGCTACGCAATAAGCTGGATCAGTGGTTGCCGGGTGCGGCGCCACCAGTGACGATCAATGCACTGGGTTGGGATTTGCTGCCAACCTGGTACGACGATTGGCTGGTCATCGACCGCGAGCGCCAGCGTCAGATCCGGCTGCACGCTTTGGAACGGATGTCTGCCTGGTTTGTGGGCGCAGAGAGGTTCGACAGTGCGATTGAGGCGGCCTTG contains the following coding sequences:
- a CDS encoding BTAD domain-containing putative transcriptional regulator, which codes for MGLTPRAEHLLGFLALRSDLNRTAVSAKLWPDLDEAQARGCLRSTLWRLPRPDGLPLVAASGDRLGLTTFVRVDITELRNKLDQWLPGAAPPVTINALGWDLLPTWYDDWLVIDRERQRQIRLHALERMSAWFVGAERFDSAIEAALQAIAGDPLRESAHRCLIRAHLAEGNVSEARRQVHNYAALLAEAGIPAQLSARMHELILTGPSLAGVR